The Streptomyces sp. NBC_00440 genome contains a region encoding:
- a CDS encoding SDR family NAD(P)-dependent oxidoreductase: MSDLSRKARKAGLVTGAGSGIGRATALELARSGAAVAVLDIDERTAAETTEMITKDGGEALAVTVDIADERSVRTAVERTVTAYGGLDFAVNNAGLASHHRQLDRMTLDEFERVVHVNLAGTFLCMKYELPLLRGGGAIVNIASNGGLYAIPHAPAYVAAKHGIVGLTKAAAVDYAPDNIRVNAVCPGPTLTAGFEKVADGTDMIAQQAGITPLGRLAMPEEAAAAAVWLCSDAASYVTGIAMSVDGGRRA; the protein is encoded by the coding sequence ATGAGCGACCTCTCCCGAAAGGCCCGCAAGGCGGGACTGGTCACCGGCGCCGGCAGTGGGATCGGCCGCGCGACGGCGCTGGAGCTGGCCCGGAGCGGCGCCGCGGTCGCCGTGCTCGACATCGACGAGCGCACCGCGGCCGAGACCACCGAAATGATCACAAAGGACGGCGGGGAAGCGCTGGCCGTCACCGTCGACATCGCCGACGAACGCTCCGTGCGGACGGCCGTGGAGCGCACGGTCACGGCCTACGGCGGCCTCGATTTCGCCGTGAACAACGCCGGCCTGGCCTCGCACCACCGGCAGCTCGACCGGATGACCCTGGACGAGTTCGAGCGCGTGGTCCACGTCAATCTGGCCGGGACCTTCCTGTGCATGAAGTACGAGCTGCCCTTGCTCCGTGGAGGCGGCGCGATCGTCAACATCGCCTCCAACGGCGGCCTGTACGCGATCCCGCACGCCCCCGCCTACGTGGCCGCCAAGCACGGCATCGTCGGGCTCACCAAGGCCGCCGCGGTGGACTACGCGCCGGACAACATCCGGGTCAACGCCGTCTGCCCCGGCCCGACTCTCACTGCCGGGTTCGAGAAGGTGGCGGACGGCACGGACATGATCGCGCAGCAGGCGGGGATCACGCCGCTCGGCCGGCTCGCCATGCCGGAGGAGGCCGCCGCGGCGGCGGTCTGGCTCTGCTCGGACGCCGCGTCCTACGTCACCGGGATCGCGATGTCGGTCGACGGCGGCAGACGGGCATGA
- a CDS encoding LysR family transcriptional regulator — MDLDAVRTFVAAADAGQFQEAAAALSITQQAVSKRIAALEKDLEARLFTRTARGARLTIDGQAFLPHARELLRAEERADASVRPGRRALRIDVVSRRIASAVLLQDFHRMRPEILLDVVALLSADVDAAVAAVEAGTIDATFHAVAPQLHLPDAIRTARVIDEPHQLLVGPRHALANARTVTPAQLVGHRIWMPGIAAGTEVAAYFDELAAAFGLTLDFIGPVFGNEALLAEIADSAELATLVGERTRYLWPDSYDLRRIPVRGPALIYPLSLIWRDDNPHPALAEFRDYLGSRRPSPPNTDSWTPTWAQWSARS; from the coding sequence ATGGACCTCGACGCCGTTCGTACCTTCGTCGCCGCTGCGGATGCCGGGCAGTTTCAGGAAGCCGCCGCGGCGCTCTCGATCACCCAGCAGGCCGTCTCCAAGCGCATCGCCGCGCTGGAGAAGGACCTGGAGGCGCGTCTGTTCACCCGCACGGCCCGCGGAGCCCGGCTCACGATCGACGGCCAGGCGTTCCTGCCTCACGCCCGCGAACTCCTGCGGGCGGAAGAACGCGCCGACGCGTCGGTGCGTCCGGGCCGGCGCGCTCTGCGTATCGATGTCGTCAGCCGGCGGATCGCGTCGGCAGTGCTCCTGCAGGACTTCCACCGTATGCGTCCTGAGATCTTGCTGGATGTCGTGGCACTGCTGAGCGCCGACGTCGACGCGGCAGTCGCCGCTGTCGAAGCCGGCACGATCGACGCCACCTTCCACGCTGTGGCCCCGCAGCTGCATCTGCCGGATGCCATCAGGACCGCCCGGGTGATCGACGAGCCGCACCAGCTGCTCGTCGGGCCCCGCCACGCACTTGCCAACGCCCGCACCGTCACGCCGGCGCAGCTTGTCGGACACCGGATCTGGATGCCCGGTATCGCTGCCGGGACCGAGGTGGCCGCGTACTTCGACGAGCTCGCCGCCGCCTTCGGGCTCACCCTCGACTTCATCGGGCCGGTCTTCGGCAACGAGGCACTGCTGGCCGAGATCGCCGACTCCGCGGAGCTGGCCACTCTGGTCGGCGAGCGTACGCGGTATCTGTGGCCGGACAGCTACGACCTGAGGCGCATCCCGGTACGCGGCCCGGCACTGATCTACCCGCTGTCCCTGATCTGGCGCGACGACAACCCCCACCCCGCGCTCGCCGAATTCCGCGACTACCTCGGCTCCCGACGGCCGAGCCCGCCCAACACCGATTCCTGGACACCGACATGGGCGCAGTGGTCGGCAAGGTCATGA
- a CDS encoding phospholipase D-like domain-containing protein: MNPTHRLMPTLAAGALAAVCALLPATAHAASAYSLVVLPDQKEGAIYDFVNSAKKSVDVTIYELRDTTLVNDLVKQQKAGVKVRVVFDSQHSSIDGAAYKALSAAGAGVTYSSSAYVYTHQKTITVDGAKSYISTGNFDTEYYSTSRDYGVFDTDQADVAAIEKVFDADYAKTSVTPSDGTDLVWSPTDSQSHLLALVTGAKSSLDVQEEEFGDSALVNAVVADAKRGVAVRVVAENQSSKYSKELQEVTAAGGKVTTYTSSTGYYIHAKAIVADYGTSSAKVFAGSENFSDNSLNHNRELGLIVSDSAVVSGIEKAFDADFLKSSGTA; the protein is encoded by the coding sequence GTGAACCCCACACACCGCCTCATGCCCACCCTGGCCGCAGGCGCCCTGGCCGCCGTATGTGCCCTTCTCCCTGCTACGGCCCATGCCGCGAGCGCCTACTCCCTGGTGGTCCTGCCGGACCAGAAGGAAGGCGCGATCTACGACTTCGTCAACTCGGCCAAGAAGTCGGTCGACGTGACGATCTACGAGTTGCGCGACACCACTCTCGTCAACGATCTGGTGAAGCAGCAGAAGGCGGGCGTGAAGGTCCGCGTGGTCTTCGACTCCCAGCATTCGTCCATCGACGGCGCCGCCTACAAGGCCCTGTCCGCCGCCGGTGCCGGGGTCACGTACTCGTCATCGGCGTATGTCTACACCCACCAGAAGACGATCACCGTCGACGGCGCCAAGTCGTACATCAGCACCGGCAACTTCGACACGGAGTACTACTCGACCTCGCGCGACTACGGCGTGTTCGACACCGACCAGGCCGATGTCGCGGCGATCGAGAAGGTCTTCGACGCCGACTACGCGAAGACCTCCGTCACCCCGTCCGACGGTACGGACCTGGTCTGGTCGCCCACCGACTCGCAGAGCCATCTGCTGGCCCTGGTCACGGGCGCGAAGAGCAGCCTCGATGTCCAGGAGGAGGAGTTCGGTGACTCCGCGCTGGTGAATGCGGTCGTCGCGGACGCGAAGCGCGGCGTCGCCGTTCGCGTCGTCGCCGAGAACCAGTCGTCGAAGTACAGCAAGGAGCTGCAGGAGGTCACTGCGGCGGGTGGCAAGGTGACCACCTACACGAGTTCCACCGGCTACTACATCCACGCCAAGGCGATCGTCGCCGACTACGGCACGTCCTCCGCGAAGGTGTTTGCCGGTTCGGAGAACTTCTCCGACAACTCGCTCAACCACAACCGCGAACTCGGCCTCATCGTCAGTGACTCCGCAGTGGTCAGCGGCATCGAGAAGGCATTCGACGCCGACTTCCTCAAGAGCTCCGGCACGGCCTGA
- a CDS encoding VOC family protein produces MPDVTSPYTPGTPCWVDLMVPDQQAALDFYRDLFGWQGEAGGAETGGYAVCTLNGKPVAGIMKAMNPDGSTPDPAPPTAWTTYLATTDLSAAERAITANGGQVIMPGMDVLTLGQMAVATDPTGAAFGLWQARDFHGAGIVNEPGAVIWNEINTTDPAAAAPFYAKVLGVKAAPMEAAPDYFALSVDGRTVGGMQGFANKEEPRPAGPSHWLTYFSVDDTDSTVDALVRAGGNVLKPPFDMMAGRMALVQDPQGGVFGVINTTGPEAA; encoded by the coding sequence ATGCCCGATGTCACCAGTCCGTACACACCCGGCACCCCCTGCTGGGTCGATCTCATGGTCCCCGACCAGCAGGCTGCGCTCGATTTCTACCGTGACCTGTTCGGCTGGCAGGGAGAGGCCGGAGGGGCCGAGACCGGGGGATACGCGGTCTGCACACTGAACGGCAAGCCGGTCGCCGGGATCATGAAAGCGATGAACCCGGACGGCAGCACACCCGACCCGGCGCCCCCGACCGCCTGGACCACCTACCTCGCCACCACCGACCTGTCTGCCGCCGAGAGAGCGATCACGGCCAACGGAGGCCAGGTGATCATGCCTGGCATGGACGTGCTCACGCTCGGCCAGATGGCCGTCGCGACCGACCCTACGGGCGCTGCCTTCGGTCTTTGGCAGGCCCGGGACTTCCACGGCGCCGGAATCGTCAACGAGCCGGGCGCGGTCATCTGGAACGAGATCAACACCACCGACCCGGCCGCCGCCGCGCCCTTCTACGCCAAGGTGCTGGGCGTCAAAGCGGCCCCCATGGAGGCCGCGCCCGACTACTTCGCGCTGTCCGTGGACGGCCGTACGGTCGGCGGTATGCAGGGCTTCGCGAACAAGGAGGAGCCGCGACCGGCCGGGCCCTCGCACTGGCTGACGTACTTCTCCGTCGACGACACCGACAGCACGGTCGATGCGCTGGTACGGGCCGGCGGCAACGTCCTCAAGCCCCCCTTCGACATGATGGCGGGCCGGATGGCTCTTGTGCAGGACCCGCAGGGCGGCGTCTTCGGGGTCATCAACACGACCGGGCCCGAGGCGGCCTGA
- a CDS encoding sulfatase-like hydrolase/transferase, producing the protein MASRDPLHPNILVILSDDQGHWALGCAGNDEIITPRLDALAAGGTRLENFFCTSPVCSPARASLFTGQIPSRHGVHDWLSGGHAGEDGVDFLAGQRLFTDDLAAAGYRLALSGKWHLGANDRPRPGFTHWYSHESGGSPYHGAPMYRDGVPAPADGYLTDLLADDAAACVRAEADSDDAPFYLSLHFTAPHKPWKDQHPSHIESLYADCAFDSCPQEPAHPWQPLVDGVPVGGEPDVRAALVGYFASVTAMDAGIGRVLDTLAEQGLTDSTLVVFSSDNGFNCGHHGIWGKGNGTFPQNMYDSSVKVPAIISQPGRITAGQVRQELLSAYDFAATLMECAGLDPEPYEQGPGNSFAGLLLGDGVRRAGAQRSAPSRPVVVYDEYGPVRMIRTTDWKYVHRYPYGPHELYHLAADPGERVNLAGDPAHRGQIGALRQRLDAWFLEHGEPERDGSRLPVTGAGQSAPLDGDPTGAFDEPEWQLRYPPVSPS; encoded by the coding sequence ATGGCAAGCCGTGATCCGCTGCACCCGAACATTCTGGTCATCCTCAGCGACGACCAGGGCCATTGGGCTCTGGGCTGCGCGGGCAACGACGAGATCATCACTCCCCGGCTCGACGCGCTCGCCGCCGGAGGCACCCGCCTGGAGAACTTCTTCTGTACCTCCCCGGTCTGCTCTCCCGCGCGGGCCAGCCTCTTCACCGGGCAGATACCGTCCCGCCACGGGGTGCACGACTGGCTCTCCGGCGGTCACGCAGGGGAGGACGGTGTCGACTTCCTGGCCGGGCAGCGCCTGTTCACCGACGACCTGGCCGCAGCCGGGTACCGGCTGGCGCTGTCCGGCAAGTGGCATCTCGGTGCGAACGACCGGCCCCGGCCGGGGTTCACCCACTGGTACTCCCACGAAAGCGGCGGCAGTCCGTATCACGGTGCACCGATGTACCGCGACGGCGTTCCGGCCCCGGCCGATGGCTACCTCACCGATCTGCTCGCGGACGACGCCGCGGCCTGCGTACGGGCCGAGGCCGACAGCGACGACGCTCCTTTCTACCTCTCTCTGCACTTCACTGCTCCGCACAAGCCCTGGAAGGACCAGCACCCGTCGCACATCGAGAGTCTGTACGCCGACTGCGCCTTCGACAGCTGCCCGCAGGAGCCCGCGCACCCCTGGCAGCCCCTGGTGGACGGGGTGCCCGTCGGAGGCGAGCCGGATGTGCGTGCGGCCCTTGTCGGCTACTTCGCCTCGGTCACCGCCATGGACGCCGGTATCGGGAGGGTGCTCGACACACTGGCCGAACAGGGGCTGACCGACAGCACCCTCGTCGTCTTCTCCAGCGACAACGGGTTCAACTGCGGTCACCACGGCATCTGGGGCAAGGGCAACGGCACCTTCCCGCAGAACATGTACGACAGCTCGGTCAAGGTGCCCGCGATCATCTCGCAACCGGGGCGGATCACCGCGGGTCAGGTGCGCCAGGAGCTGCTGTCGGCCTACGACTTCGCGGCAACGCTCATGGAATGCGCAGGCTTGGACCCCGAGCCGTACGAACAGGGTCCGGGCAACTCCTTCGCGGGTCTGCTCCTCGGCGACGGAGTGCGGCGGGCCGGGGCGCAGCGGTCCGCACCGTCCCGGCCTGTGGTGGTCTACGACGAATACGGGCCGGTACGCATGATCCGGACCACGGACTGGAAGTACGTCCACCGCTATCCGTACGGCCCGCATGAGCTCTACCACCTGGCCGCGGACCCGGGCGAGCGGGTCAATCTGGCCGGGGACCCTGCCCATCGCGGGCAAATCGGGGCTCTGCGGCAGCGGTTGGACGCCTGGTTCCTGGAGCACGGAGAACCTGAACGGGACGGGAGCCGCCTGCCGGTCACCGGAGCGGGGCAGTCCGCACCGCTGGACGGCGACCCGACAGGAGCGTTCGACGAACCGGAGTGGCAGCTGCGGTATCCGCCGGTCAGCCCTTCCTGA
- a CDS encoding YciI family protein yields MAKYLLLKHYRGAPAPVNNVPMDQWEPEEVSAHVQFMRDFAARLEGTGEFVDGQALSPDGTFVRYDGEGRPPVTDGPFAETKDLIAGWMVIDVETYERALELAGELSAAPGAGGKPIHEWLEVRPFYAEQPTATE; encoded by the coding sequence ATGGCCAAGTACCTGCTGCTCAAGCACTACCGGGGCGCGCCGGCGCCCGTCAACAACGTGCCGATGGACCAGTGGGAACCGGAGGAGGTCTCGGCCCACGTGCAGTTCATGCGTGACTTCGCTGCCCGGCTGGAGGGCACCGGCGAGTTCGTCGACGGTCAGGCTCTCTCCCCGGACGGCACGTTCGTCCGCTACGACGGCGAGGGGCGGCCGCCGGTCACCGACGGCCCCTTCGCGGAGACCAAGGACCTGATCGCCGGCTGGATGGTGATCGACGTCGAGACCTACGAGCGCGCGCTCGAACTGGCCGGCGAGCTGTCGGCGGCTCCGGGTGCGGGTGGGAAGCCGATCCACGAGTGGCTCGAAGTGCGCCCGTTCTACGCCGAGCAGCCCACGGCCACCGAGTGA
- a CDS encoding RNA polymerase sigma factor, whose translation MNESLLRELVPAVIGVLVRRGADFAEAEDAVQDALVEAVRRWPDGSSPPSSSGGHPVRDLKGWLVTVAWRKFLDAVRADTSRRRREELVDAEPPPDASEAVDDTLQLYFLCAHPSLTPASAVALTLRAVGGLTTRQIAQAYLVPEPTMAQRISRAKRTVSGVRFDQPGDVGTVLRVLYLVFNEGYSGDVDLAAEAIRLTRQLAARTSHEEVAGLLALMLLHHARRPARTGPDGRLVPLAEQDRGLWNTQLITEGVELLQSVLARDRLGEFQAQAAIAALHADARTTEETDWVQIVEWYDELVHLTGSPVARLNRAVAVGEADGPRAGLAALAELDPSLPRHAAVAAYLHERDGDPVTAARLYAQAARSAPNIPERDHLVRQAARLNARLRG comes from the coding sequence GTGAACGAGTCGCTGCTCCGGGAGCTGGTGCCCGCGGTGATCGGTGTTCTCGTCCGTCGCGGAGCCGACTTCGCGGAGGCCGAGGACGCCGTACAGGACGCCCTGGTCGAGGCCGTGCGCAGGTGGCCGGACGGCTCCTCCCCGCCCTCTTCGAGCGGGGGACACCCCGTGCGGGACCTCAAGGGCTGGCTGGTCACGGTGGCCTGGCGCAAGTTCCTCGACGCCGTACGCGCCGATACCTCCCGGCGGCGGCGGGAGGAACTGGTCGATGCCGAGCCCCCGCCCGACGCGAGCGAGGCGGTGGACGACACCCTTCAGCTGTACTTTCTGTGCGCGCACCCGTCCCTGACACCTGCCTCGGCCGTCGCCCTCACGCTGCGCGCGGTCGGCGGTCTGACCACCCGGCAGATCGCGCAGGCCTACCTCGTGCCGGAACCGACCATGGCCCAGCGGATCAGCAGGGCCAAGCGGACCGTCTCCGGTGTCCGGTTCGACCAGCCCGGTGATGTCGGCACGGTGCTGCGCGTGCTCTACCTGGTGTTCAACGAGGGCTACTCCGGCGACGTCGACCTCGCCGCCGAAGCGATCCGGCTCACCCGCCAGCTGGCAGCCAGGACCAGCCATGAGGAAGTCGCGGGCCTGCTCGCGCTCATGCTGCTCCACCACGCACGGCGCCCGGCGAGGACCGGCCCCGACGGCAGGCTCGTGCCGCTTGCCGAGCAGGACCGCGGCCTGTGGAACACCCAACTGATCACCGAGGGCGTCGAGCTGCTCCAGAGCGTCCTCGCCCGCGACCGCCTGGGCGAATTCCAGGCCCAGGCGGCCATCGCCGCGCTCCACGCCGACGCCCGGACCACCGAGGAGACCGACTGGGTACAGATCGTCGAGTGGTACGACGAACTGGTGCACCTCACCGGCAGCCCGGTGGCCCGCCTCAACCGGGCCGTCGCGGTGGGCGAGGCCGACGGCCCGCGGGCCGGGCTGGCCGCCCTGGCAGAGCTCGACCCCTCTCTGCCACGGCACGCCGCCGTCGCGGCGTACCTGCACGAGCGTGACGGTGATCCGGTGACCGCGGCACGGCTCTACGCCCAGGCCGCCCGGTCGGCGCCCAACATCCCGGAACGCGATCACCTCGTGCGACAGGCCGCCCGGCTCAACGCGCGGCTACGCGGTTGA
- a CDS encoding SpoIIE family protein phosphatase has translation MTAWNTEQSADFRSPLDITRAATAVIDAQDTVIGWSAAAEQLLGYRPHEIVGRPLTTFLSPGPTPSARPFPPRLRGSEIRVARHRDGRELIVATAVCPLPGAGTAERVLVATELKDLRLWESQQALLHGLTTQSPVGLAIYDTDLHLIWCNAAYEQEIGRPFAEFRGSRPDDLYSEGKFVSKGHPPTLDGVMRHVLDTGEPILDLHFLGRPPTDPETDHLWSCAYYRLQDAGGHVFGVCEDAFDISDRYRAQRRLALLVEAGRGIGTTLDVLVTAEKITEVAVPEFAATVTVDLSRPVLEGEVPATSDSAAISLVRVARRPAEETGREEPGQQPTPPPVVNHSPVEYRPGSPQDRSLASGGLVLDDTTLVVPLRTGSSMLGLVTFIRDTGSATFDSGEVALADELVARTAVSIDNARRFARERTAALALQRQLLPQHVPEPSAVDLAYRYLPTDAVTGVGGDWFDVIPLSGTRVGLVVGDVVGHGLQAAATMGRLRTTVRAFAQMDMDPVELLSRLDDLVGQTADEQSDELGAPDGAYADVTTGATCLYAVYDPVSRRCVMARAGHLPPAVVEPDGRLFFPDLPAGPPLGLGGLPFESLEIELPVGSLLALFTDGLVEARDRDIDQGLDTLGRVLRDRHASLEELCDRAVAELLPGGTTADDTALLLVRTRELHASQVAEWELPAEPSAAGRARELAIGQLNHWGLAELSFATELIVSELVTNAVRYAEGPLHVRLIRDRTLLCEVADSGHTSPHLRHSGEDDEGGRGLFIVAQLVQRWGTRYTRSGKTIWTEQAFPATG, from the coding sequence ATGACGGCATGGAACACGGAGCAGAGTGCCGACTTTCGTAGTCCCCTCGACATCACCAGGGCGGCCACGGCGGTCATCGACGCCCAGGACACGGTCATCGGATGGAGCGCAGCGGCGGAGCAGCTCCTCGGGTACCGGCCGCACGAGATCGTCGGCCGGCCCCTGACCACGTTCCTGTCACCCGGCCCGACACCCTCCGCGCGCCCCTTCCCTCCCCGGCTCCGCGGAAGTGAGATCCGCGTTGCCCGGCACCGCGACGGGCGTGAGCTGATCGTCGCCACCGCGGTGTGTCCGCTGCCGGGCGCGGGCACGGCGGAGCGTGTGCTCGTCGCGACGGAGCTGAAGGATCTCCGGCTGTGGGAGTCCCAGCAGGCCCTGCTGCACGGACTGACCACCCAGTCACCCGTCGGCCTGGCCATCTACGACACCGACCTCCATCTGATCTGGTGCAACGCGGCGTACGAACAGGAGATCGGCCGCCCGTTCGCCGAGTTCCGCGGCTCTCGGCCCGACGATCTGTACTCCGAGGGGAAATTCGTGTCCAAGGGGCACCCGCCCACTCTCGACGGGGTCATGCGTCACGTACTGGACACCGGAGAACCAATTCTGGACCTGCACTTCCTGGGCCGGCCGCCCACCGACCCGGAAACGGACCACCTCTGGTCCTGCGCCTACTACCGGCTGCAGGACGCCGGCGGACACGTATTCGGAGTGTGCGAGGACGCATTCGACATCTCCGATCGCTACCGGGCCCAGCGGCGGCTGGCCCTGCTCGTCGAGGCGGGCCGCGGAATCGGCACCACCCTCGATGTGCTGGTCACCGCCGAGAAGATCACCGAGGTGGCGGTACCGGAGTTCGCCGCCACGGTCACGGTCGACCTTTCGAGGCCGGTACTGGAGGGCGAGGTGCCGGCCACCAGCGACTCTGCGGCGATATCTCTCGTGCGGGTCGCCCGCCGCCCGGCCGAGGAAACCGGCCGGGAGGAGCCGGGACAGCAGCCCACTCCCCCTCCCGTGGTGAACCACTCGCCCGTGGAGTACCGGCCCGGTTCGCCGCAGGACCGCAGCCTCGCCTCGGGCGGGCTCGTACTCGACGACACAACCCTGGTCGTGCCGCTGCGGACCGGAAGCAGCATGCTGGGACTCGTCACCTTCATCCGCGACACCGGTTCGGCCACCTTCGACAGCGGCGAAGTGGCACTGGCCGACGAGCTGGTCGCCCGTACGGCGGTCTCCATCGACAACGCCCGCCGCTTCGCCCGTGAACGCACCGCCGCCCTGGCCCTCCAGCGCCAGCTGCTGCCGCAACACGTGCCGGAGCCGTCAGCCGTCGACCTGGCCTACCGCTACCTGCCCACGGACGCCGTGACAGGGGTCGGCGGCGACTGGTTCGACGTCATCCCCCTGTCCGGAACCAGGGTCGGACTCGTGGTCGGGGACGTGGTCGGCCACGGCCTGCAGGCAGCCGCCACCATGGGACGGCTGCGTACGACCGTACGTGCCTTCGCCCAGATGGACATGGATCCCGTCGAGTTGCTGTCGCGGCTGGACGATCTGGTGGGGCAGACGGCGGACGAACAGTCGGACGAGCTGGGCGCACCCGACGGCGCCTACGCCGATGTGACCACCGGGGCGACCTGTCTCTACGCGGTCTACGACCCGGTCTCGCGGCGCTGCGTCATGGCCAGGGCCGGGCATCTGCCGCCGGCGGTCGTCGAGCCGGACGGCCGGCTGTTCTTCCCGGACCTGCCGGCAGGCCCGCCCCTGGGCCTCGGCGGTCTGCCGTTCGAGTCCCTGGAGATCGAGCTGCCGGTGGGCAGCCTGCTGGCTCTCTTCACCGACGGACTGGTCGAGGCCCGCGACCGCGACATCGATCAAGGACTCGACACCCTGGGCCGTGTGCTCCGCGACCGCCACGCATCGCTCGAAGAGCTCTGCGACCGGGCGGTGGCAGAACTCCTGCCGGGCGGGACAACCGCCGACGACACCGCCCTGCTGCTGGTCCGCACCCGCGAACTCCACGCTTCGCAGGTCGCCGAATGGGAGCTGCCCGCAGAGCCGTCCGCCGCGGGCCGTGCCCGGGAACTGGCCATCGGACAGCTGAACCACTGGGGCCTCGCGGAGTTGTCGTTCGCGACCGAGCTGATCGTCAGCGAGCTGGTGACCAACGCGGTCAGATACGCCGAAGGACCGCTCCACGTACGGCTGATCCGCGACCGGACCCTCCTGTGCGAGGTCGCGGATTCGGGCCACACCTCACCGCACCTGCGCCACAGCGGCGAGGACGACGAAGGCGGGCGCGGCCTGTTCATCGTCGCGCAACTCGTCCAGAGGTGGGGAACGCGTTACACCCGCTCCGGCAAAACCATCTGGACCGAACAGGCCTTCCCCGCGACGGGATGA
- a CDS encoding LysR family transcriptional regulator: MTAPVGFTLVQLRYFLVAAECGSMTAASAELHIAQSAVSAAIHSLEGDLRAQLFIRRRGRGLVLTPAGERLRHQARELLARAREMAGEARGSGRVLSGPVSVGCFITLAPYYLPALFSACAGRYPGIEIDVVEAEAEQLLQALRAGRIDFALTYGLGLSTGPEVRGETIARVPAHVIVPAGHPLAGRGTVDLTELAAEPLVLLDLPYSRDYFRALVAATGTAPDVRYRTRSYETVRSMVARGLGYSVLNQRPATRETYGGGEVVELELSERYSPLELKLATVQGVTQTARARAVMETVRDMTAGGGPAN; encoded by the coding sequence ATGACGGCACCGGTGGGTTTCACCCTCGTTCAGCTCCGCTATTTCCTCGTCGCCGCCGAGTGCGGTTCGATGACGGCGGCATCGGCCGAGCTGCATATCGCGCAGTCCGCGGTGTCCGCTGCCATCCACAGTCTGGAAGGCGACCTGCGGGCACAGCTGTTCATCCGCCGCCGGGGCCGCGGGCTCGTCCTGACACCGGCGGGGGAGAGGCTCCGGCACCAGGCACGCGAACTTCTGGCCCGTGCGCGTGAGATGGCGGGGGAGGCGCGCGGCAGCGGGCGGGTCCTGTCGGGGCCGGTGAGCGTCGGATGCTTCATCACGCTGGCCCCGTACTACCTGCCCGCCCTGTTCAGCGCATGCGCCGGCCGGTACCCGGGGATCGAGATCGACGTCGTGGAGGCCGAGGCCGAACAGCTGCTCCAGGCACTGCGTGCGGGACGCATCGACTTCGCCCTCACCTACGGCCTCGGCCTGTCCACCGGTCCCGAGGTGCGCGGAGAGACGATCGCCCGCGTGCCGGCCCATGTCATCGTCCCGGCCGGCCACCCCCTGGCCGGCCGGGGGACGGTGGACTTGACCGAACTGGCCGCGGAGCCGTTGGTGCTGCTCGATCTGCCCTACAGCCGGGACTACTTCCGCGCGCTCGTGGCAGCCACCGGCACCGCACCCGACGTGCGGTACCGCACCCGGAGCTACGAGACCGTCCGTTCCATGGTGGCCAGGGGCCTCGGCTACTCGGTGCTGAACCAGCGGCCGGCGACCAGAGAGACGTATGGCGGCGGCGAGGTGGTGGAGTTGGAGCTGAGCGAGCGATACTCACCGCTGGAACTCAAGCTGGCGACGGTCCAGGGTGTGACACAGACCGCCCGCGCCCGGGCCGTCATGGAGACGGTGCGGGACATGACGGCCGGCGGCGGCCCGGCGAACTGA